The region GTAATTGATACTGTGGAATGTCCGTCATGCGGCACTACCGCTATCAGGCGCGTCCGGCGTATTACCGGCTATTTAAGCACGGTTGACCGGTTTAATGATGCCAAATTAAATGAACTAAATGAGCGTGTGCGACATATTTAGGCAGGGATGAATATGAAAATCAGAATTGCCGGGATAACTGAAGAAAGTATTGTTGACGGTCCGGGATTAAGAATAGTAGTTTTCACCCAAGGGTGCCCGCACAAATGCCAAGGGTGCCATAACCCTGATACCCATGATGTAAACGGCGGTTATACCGCTGATATTGACGGATTGTATAACCATATTCAAAAAAATGCTGTTCGTAACAAATTGCTAAGAGGGGTTACTTTCTCAGGTGGCGAGCCGTTTCTCCAGGCTGGGCCGTTGGCCTGTCTGGCTAAGCGGCTAAGATCTCAGGGGCTTGACATTGTTACGTATAGTGGCTTTACTTTTGAACAGTTGGCGGCTATGGCGGTAGAACGCAAAAGTGTGGGCCAGTTGCTTAAACAAACTGATATTTTGGTGGACGGGTTATATCGTGAAACTGAACGTGATTTAGGGTTGGCGTTTCGCGGTTCCCGTAACCAACGGCTGATTGATGTTCCCGCAACATTTGCTGCCGGGCAAGTGGTACTGTGGGAAGACGCTGCGCAAAAGCAGTGGGCGTAAGAAATATCAGCTATTATTTTGCTTAAATATATAATTTTTCTAATTACTCGTATACTATTGTAATATTACCGGCTGTAATTGCCGGCAGACATTACAGGTGGATGTGATATTGTGTCATGGCATTTGATAGAGCGTTTGCAAAGGACTGTTGCCGCTGAACAAGGGACTATGGTGTATGCGCCAGGTTCACGCCGGCCTATGGCGCTCGTTTATCCTAACACCTACCATGTAGGTATGTCTAATCTTGGACTGCATATTATTTATGAGCAAATAAACAGCCGGGGCGATACAGCCTGTGAACGGCTGTTTTTGCCTGAAAAAAAAATATTTGATGAATACGTACGGACCAATACCCCGCTTTTGACTCTGGAAAATCAACTGCCGTTATACGAGTTTCCGCTTATTGCTTTTGCTGTTTCGTTTGAAATGGATTATTTTAATTTGCTTACTATATTAATGGCAGGCAAAATTCCGGTGCTAGCAGCAGAGCGGGGAGAAGGCGATCCGTTGGTTATTATTGGCGGACCTTGTTCAACCTTTAATCCTGAACCATTGGCTGATTTTATTGATGCCTGCATTATCGGTGAAGGTGAAGAAGTCATTCACGAGTTTTTAGACAGCTATTATGACAGCCGGGAACAAGGACTGTCCCGAGAAGAATTGCTTTTACGTCTGGCGCAAATTGAAGGAGTGTATGTGCCGCGCTTTTACCGGCCGGTGTATAACGGAAATGGGACTATTGACACTTTTGAACGGCATGAGTTGGTGCCGGCTAAGGTAAACCGCCGGTATATCAAGGAGTTAGGACGATACCCCGGCCAGACGGTTATTATGACATCTGATACCGAGTTTAAGGATATGTATTTAATTGAGGTGGCCAGGGGGTGTGGCCGGCATTGCCGGTTTTGTATGGCCGGTTATTGTTTCCGCAATCCGCGAGTGCGGTCATTGGCACAAATTGCTGAAGGTGTGAGTAACGCCAAAATATTTCAGGCTAAAGTCGGCTTAATGGGTGCAGCCATTTCTGATTATCCGGAAATTGACAAGCTGTGCCAGCTAATACTAGAACAGGGGCTTACTCTGTCAGTGGCTTCGCTTCGCGCCGACTCATTGACGCCGGCACTGGTTACAGCTCTGGCGGCCAGTGGCCATAAGACTATTACGCTGGCGCCCGAAGCCGGCAGCGAACGGCTGCGGAGGGTCATTAACAAACAAATTACCGATGAACATTTATATCAGGCGGTAGCAGCTGCTACCACGGCCGGCATTCCTCATGTCAGACTGTATATAATGGTGGGGTTACCGGGAGAAACCGAACTGGATATCGAAGCAATTGTCGAAATGGCCAAAAACATAAAAAAATATATGGAGAAAATGGGGAGCAGAGGCATGCTTACCCTAAGTATTAATCCCTTCATTCCCAAACCATTTACGCCTTTTCAATGGCTGCCTATGGCCCCGCTCAGTATAGTGTCTGCCAGGCTGAAATTTGTTCAAAATGAATTAAAGGCAATAAAAGGCATAGAAACCCTCATTGAACACCCTAAAGAGGCTTATATGCAAAGTATGTTGGCCCGTGGTGACAGACGGCTTGGTCAAGTGTTGCTTACCGCTGTGGCTGGTGGTGGAGCAAAAGGCTGGAAACAAGCACTCAAAGTCCATAAAGTGGATGAAGACTTCTATTTGTACCGCAATAGAGGCGATGCCGAGGTTTTTCCCTGGAATAATTTGAGCATGGGATTTGATCCGGCATATTTGTTGGCCGAATATCGGCAATCTCAGGCAGAAAAATACACCCCGTCATGTAGCCCAGGGTGTAAACGGTGCGGGGTATGCCGCTAAGTATGCTGCTTAAGATTTTGTGATTGTTCTTATCACGTCATCAAGTTCACTGTCGATTAAGCGGGAAAATTGCATGAGTATGCTGTCCATAAATCCTGATTTAGACTCAGCTTCTTTTAGCTGAGTTATTTTTTTGCCAATGAGATAATCGCGTCCTTGCCTACATCAAATAACTTAATATCAGCCGAAATGTCCAGCGGATGGAGTGTGACAAGCAGTACATACGAGACTTCGTTTGCTTGGCCGAAGTTTTTAAGTTTGAGAGGCTCGGCCGTATTAAGGTCGTCAAGGCGTAATCTGCAAATATATGGAACGAACCAATGATTTTCTGTCATGCAAACGACAACATTGGAAAAATCCTTATATGTTTTATTATAGTATATGAAACCCAATAAAGATTTTTTTCTAGGCGTGTTGTTAGTAACGCTCCACCGCTGGCGCTTGACTTACGCTTATACTAACAACACGCCTGTAAATCTTTATTGGATACTATATAGTTTATAGGCGTGCAAAAAGCAGAGCTTGAGCTCTGCTTAAATTACTTAATTATTGGCAGGGGCGGCTGGACTCGAACCAACGCATGACGGAGTCAAAGTCCGTTGCCTTACCGACTTGGCTACGCCCCTAATAATGATAAAAAAATGGTGGAGGGAGGTGGATTCGAACCACCGAAGTCGTCAGACGGCAGATTTACAGTCTGCTCCCTTTAGCCACTCGGGAATCCCTCCGTGGTGTAGATTCACTTCGAATTGTTTCGGGAATTGCTAACTGGTAGGGACAACAGGATTCCAACCTGCAACTTCTTGGTCCCAAAATTAGCTTTGCTGTACATTATATTGTATTTTATCATGTATATTCAGGAATTTCAAGCCCAATAGTTAAATTGCGGGTGGCGGCCCAAGGCGCGCCAGCCTTGACAGTCTATGCAGTGGATCATGTGCCAAGCGGCAAAAAAATGCGGCAGGGTGCCAGGAGGTGATACGCCATGACAACTGTGTTGTGACGTTACGTAACGTTTTGTGGTATAATGGAAAATAACGAGGCTATTTGTAAAGGTGGTGGGAGATTGCCCAGGTTTGACATTCCCATGAAGCGCCTGGTCCAGCGCCGGCCCGCCGATTGGGTGCGGTTTTTGCTCCCGAATTGCCGGACTGAGGAGATCAGGCCGTTTACAACGGAGAAAACGCCTAAGATACAGTCACGGATGGATGAAGTGTTTGCGGTACAGGATGCTATCGTCCACTTTGAAACGCAAAGCTACTTGGATACGCCCTTACCGGC is a window of Sporomusaceae bacterium ACPt DNA encoding:
- the cutD_4 gene encoding Choline trimethylamine-lyase activating enzyme, translating into MNMKIRIAGITEESIVDGPGLRIVVFTQGCPHKCQGCHNPDTHDVNGGYTADIDGLYNHIQKNAVRNKLLRGVTFSGGEPFLQAGPLACLAKRLRSQGLDIVTYSGFTFEQLAAMAVERKSVGQLLKQTDILVDGLYRETERDLGLAFRGSRNQRLIDVPATFAAGQVVLWEDAAQKQWA